From Nymphalis io chromosome 10, ilAglIoxx1.1, whole genome shotgun sequence, a single genomic window includes:
- the LOC126771219 gene encoding uncharacterized protein LOC126771219 isoform X2 — MASDGEISCTNDPNFAVIYSFLKVFGKLYSLEVPTLAKLQELIENTQEVLDPLKELHLRLLRRALKSVQSNRWERCLIKFCHQQSYHQEAWEIERFSYKKASTQVKLRILKLLLEYQFTCHAKFKSAVNAISCTELRLDPIGRDKNGCVYWLQVDHEANLCLYKEDQDEETWQLIASNREELVKIIGQLKNGEEITPSVVSNNNEDSSSTEIHNAQLEPNKSSDVDDENEEEFLSPESESEHDSDDQKEQNKKSKSPDSIKNKSKEVSDENVNKEENNEVGKNLEISETDKDVKVIESNNGVDKTSEDKVIDSSKDEKEVKSESLDQGEIECYKDENEDEPYKDKIESNKDEIESKKDEIESKKDDIESKKDEIECNKDVEKTLAGEENKLETLEDVDSTEADKDVDSAEADNDVDNTETDTNTEVDGNVENKSNKKDNEPSDIKSVVNENMDSVEQDTEITQKLSEPVTASESTEDTISEAIEEPLMIITGEGNGADCESAYFIGEEICEPVMFFYGEGWGADNDTGNLDAIQQSNSNDKSDEENPPEECNGENHDVSNSNSKAKLSKNVKLKNKSIIKRSLKKQSNDGTDNVKSDRKKHCIREMDKSNGSNSNTFNESESNKGCNVNDKSTTENEKLKKVGKKKIRSKVKKKQLLRKVEKDESKEALNSVSESENCQSNKASIIEKRKSSLSSDQSDENSEDDKDKSSDKEAAKVDDDLPPKKIRLETPDSETVSHSKETSDSKEEAISNENNENENSNTNVQNDSLTVRKKIKARKGKFKPKKALQKPFEESSKNDKVEDTKKESKGVKRSLLNANASDKNNESQSESDEEEPVTIGKRLKTKPKKINTSTRKKVEAKHMTKSSSESEEETLYSLGKKTPKKVLKKKIKGKEKQKSQTQSEDPDITPVRQSRRIAQMKIKEEADRRHLEEVALRELKMIHKKKSAEEEEEEASWRASDSSAASPPRRARAPVWRAADSTGPDDSDSDEPLFEHDEPDLEFDKSDHEFSPESDLESGEPVEPLKRARTLEEGAADGVCARCGRGEQPEWILLCDACDAPYHASCLKPLLLVVPEGDWFCPPCNHAMLISALERELTKYDELLARVEAERARKQLEVAAADSSDEKASPGGADGADGAADGTADGTAGDSGSDGSSAWSSDGAVYRLRARRQLPVSYRAREYDRLISSAIKEEYVEPTTSAGNQGRGKDISTIIEAAEEEKMKAERDAIEQGKQIEVKKIKKKQRKKQRKLNSLDVPSEDDDETDEDFKDTGMESSSEDISSSAERGSSTSRSSDSLPIRRACRPDKKDRQKFEESSPEVKKKKKGVFDESSGESAGRKEWSKKCKWARKRGLSQYDAAGNVVRARVTYGGLSDEPNDWSPKHRTRRRKIDYTEMPNTESEDEMHKSSGKHMPDSSDEFKVDDSDVTSDSDSDRAKRRKEEAAQSGDERQRALCDLISKTAVVPLQKLPDDVTRMKTEELHATLALESQSQMSSTPRPLRGRGSRGGRGSRGARGRGRGAGAADDALAKLVGVKIKDLKPDSVMGPLRPNQAEREKKRQEREAKLAEKEARKQERMQKKEEKEKLKEQKAKEREEKRLARLALQESKRVKKEKTEFVGPPGYPPGMSVRPERPYGSPGPRPPPDYQEQRFPVAPRLQVRPELRGIASVDERSPLAHRPDQHHNVMREGTLSVAGSPQPFKPVTEEPSIITRMPHMINQQYRGSMMYPAGNPPYGPRGQGVPMYQMHPGLNQGARAQYPQYYSHIQGLPAYPVRPGGAPPASSPGPHRPLGPSPLAHGPSVSPHGPPHRPPVSSPHGPPSSSPQSHYGPPGPHPHGMPGLRPPHAPHGPPVSGPHGVLRPPGHLSGRPELQGAHPPGSSVSNPHVPPGVSPHGPPVSSPHGPHMASGLPHGHSGLLHGPPGMRPSMPLGMPHGPPVSSPHGPPLLGSHQNSMPRGLVPGMVAGMRGPGPVAAGNVVVRVPTPGAPSVSPAPVLPGQKSPSTNSLSDVVAEPPITIKAEVKTEPEYQSPPVSPSDRPTSPEPLRNHPKIKHTENKDGRPRYPLGPYAPQYGPYGPYAPHAPPNSQPQETLLNLQTRLHHNPMQRMPSNVRPFLPNNPNDMKPVDSIPRSGLERPQFNEVRSSVSERPLIPHDISRPSHLDRPLMHEMIRPSGPNSSVHDIQRPSSSERTVPDRTMMHDMLRPSGQDQSPIHDMSRLHGLDRQLPQDMPRPPGTDRSLIQDMLRPTGTDHQMMHDMPRTPGPDRPLMHDIPRPPGLDRPPGLERPPSMDRHPGMDRPPSMDRHPGLDRPPGLERPPSMDRHPGMDRPPGLERPPSMDRHPGMDRPPSMDRHSGMDRPPGLERPPSMDRHPGIDRPPGLERPPSMDRPPSMDRHPGMDRPPSMDRPPSMDRPSGMDRPPGLDRPLMHDMPRPPGPERTLLHDMPRPPGPDRPLMHDMPRPPGPERTLMQDMTRPPGPDRSLMHDMPRGAGSDRPLMHDMSRPPGSERQMIHDMPRAPGLDRSIIHDLPRASAPERLMGHDLPPHYPYMRPQGRLPYGVPLLRAPHAGRSSPGMPHYAPYQDMHRLEKQPPMQTLRESVLTPTKPASPRDETEKDAERESGAESPNDVDDDRSSPPETKPQFLKIPGAVNKYIPEGKLVPIKTEAPGDDGSVFGGLVSYFSSQREDDLDA; from the exons CAACCGAGAGGAACTAGTAAAAATTATAGGTCAACTGAAAAATGGTGAGGAGATCACTCCATCTGTTGTCTCAAACAATAATGAGGATTCAAGTAGTACAGAAATCCACAATGCACAGTTAGAG CCTAATAAATCATCAGATGTAGATGATGAAAATGAAGAAGAGTTCCTAAGTCCAGAATCCGAATCTGAACATGATAGTGATGatcaaaaagaacaaaataaaaaatcgaaatctcctgatagtattaaaaataaatctaaagaaGTATCAgatgaaaatgtaaataaagaagaaaataatgaagttggaaaaaatttagaaattagTGAAACTGATAAAGATGTAAAAGTTATTGAATCTAATAATGGCGTAGATAAAACTAGTGAAGATAAAGTCATAGACAGTTCTAAAGATGAAAAAGAAGTGAAAAGTGAATCTTTGGATCAAGGTGAAATTGAATGTTATAAAGATGAAAATGAAGATGAACCTTATAAAGACAAAATTGAATCCAATAAAGATGAAATTGAATCTAAAAAAGATGAAATTGAATCTAAAAAAGATGATATTGAATCTAAAAAAGATGAAATTGAATGTAATAAAG ATGTAGAAAAAACTCTAGCTggtgaagaaaataaattagaaactcTTGAAGATGTAGATAGTACTGAAGCAGATAAAGATGTAGATAGTGCTGAAGCAGATAACGATGTAGATAATACTGAAACTGATACCAATACTGAAGTGGACGGCAATGTAgaaaataagagtaataaaaaagACAATGAACCTAGTGATATTAAAAGTGTTGTGAATGAAAATATGGATAGTGTTGAACAAGATACTGAAATAACACAAAAACTATCAGAACCTGTGACTGCATCTGAGTCAACGGAAGACACAATCAGTGAAGCGATTGAAGAACCTTTAATGATTATAACAGGCGAAGGGAATGGAGCAGATTGTGAAAGTGCTTATTTTATTGGAGAAGAAATTTGTGAGcctgttatgtttttttatggtGAAGGGTGGGGAGCCGACAATGACACTGGCAACCTAGATGCTATACAACAGTCTAATAGTAATGATAAGAGCGATGAAGAAAACCCTCCCGAAGAATGTAACGGTGAGAACCATGATGTGTCAAATTCCAACAGTAAAGccaaattaagtaaaaatgttaaattaaaaaataaatctataatcaAGAGGTCATTAAAGAAACAATCCAATGATGGTACAGACAATGTTAAATCAGATCGTAAGAAACATTGCATAAGAGAAATGGATAAATCTAATGGTTCTAACTCAAACACTTTTAATGAAAGTGAATCAAATAAGGGATGCAATGTCAATGATAAAAGTACAACAGAGAATGAGAAGTTAAAGAAGGTAGGCAAAAAGAAAATTAGGAGTAAAGTTAAAAAGAAACAGCTATTACGGAAAGTTGAAAAGGATGAAAGTAAAGAAGCACTTAATTCTGTATCAGAATCTGAAAATTGCCAGTCTAATAAAGCCAGTATTATTGAGAAGAGAAAGAGTAGTCTCTCTTCTGACCAAAGCGATGAAAATAGTGAAGACGATAAAGATAAGTCATCCGATAAGGAGGCAGCCAAGGTAGACGACGATTTGCCGCCAAAAAAGATACGCTTAGAAACACCTGACTCAGAAACAGTGTCACATTCCAAAGAAACGAGCGACAGTAAAGAAGAAGCTATATCAAACGAAAACAATGAAAACGAAAACTCTAATACAAATGTACAAAACGATTCTTTAACGGTTAGGAAAAAAATTAAGGCCAGAAAAGGGAAGTTTAAGCCGAAAAAAGCATTGCAAAAACCCTTTGAAGAGTCGAGTAAAAATGACAAAGTAGAGGATACTAAGAAGGAAAGTAAAGGCGTTAAACGATCGCTGCTAAACGCGAATGCAAGTGATAAAAACAATGAATCTCAAAGCGAAAGTGACGAAGAGGAACCCGTAACTATTGGtaaaagattaaaaacaaaacctaaAAAGATCAACACGTCGACTAG gaAAAAAGTTGAGGCAAAGCACATGACGAAGAGTTCGAGTGAATCTGAGGAAGAAACTCTTTATAGTTTAG GTAAGAAAACTCCAAAGAAAGTCttgaagaagaaaataaaaggCAAGGAGAAGCAAAAATCACAAACCCAGTCCGAAGATCCGGACATAACCCCCGTGCGACAGTCGCGTCGCATCGCGCAGATGAAGATCAAGGAGGAGGCCGACAGGAGGCACTTGGAAGAGGTTGCGTTGCGAGAGTTAAAGATGATACACAAGAAAAAG AGCGcggaggaggaggaggaggaggcgTCGTGGCGCGCGAGCGACAGCAGCGCCGCGtcgccgccgcgccgcgcgcgcgcgccCGTGTGGCGCGCCGCCGACTCCACGGGGCCCGACGACTCCGACTCCGACGAGCCGCTGTTCGAGCACGACGAGCCCGACC TGGAATTCGACAAGTCCGATCACGAGTTCTCCCCCGAGTCCGACTTGGAGAGCGGCGAGCCCGTGGAGCCTCTCAAGCGAGCGAGGACGTTGGAAGAAG GCGCGGCGGACGGCGTGTGCGCGCGCTGCGGGCGCGGCGAGCAGCCCGAGTGGATCCTGCTGTGCGACGCGTGCGACGCGCCCTACCACGCCTCGTGCCTCAAGCCGCTGCTGCTCGTCGTGCCCGAGGGCGACTGGTTCTGCCCGCCCTGCAACCAC GCCATGTTAATATCCGCCCTGGAGAGGGAGCTGACGAAGTACGACGAGCTGCTCGCCCGCGTGGAGGCGGAGCGGGCGCGCAAGCAGCTCGAGGTGGCGGCGGCCGACAGCTCCGACGAGAAGGCGTCGCCGGGCGGCGCGGACGGCGCGGACGGCGCGGCGGACGGCACGGCGGACGGCACGGCGGGCGACAGCGGCTCGGACGGCAGCAGCGCGTGGTCGTCGGACGGCGCCGTGTACCGCCTGCGCGCGCGGCGCCAGCTGCCCGTGTCGTACCGCGCGCGGGAGTACGACCGCCTCATCAGCTCCGCCATCAAG GAAGAATATGTTGAACCTACTACGAGCGCGGGTAATCAAGGCCGGGGGAAAGACATATCCACTATAATAGAAGCGGCCGAAGAAGAGAAGATGAAAGCTGAACGAGATGCTATTGAACAG GGTAAGCAGATAGAAGTTAAAAAGATAAAGAAGAAACAGCGTAAGAAGCAACGGAAATTGAATTCGCTTGACGTGCCCTCCGAGGACGACGACGAGACCGACGAGGACTTCAAAGACACCGG AATGGAATCGTCGTCTGAGGACATATCCTCGTCTGCGGAACGCGGCAGTTCCACATCTCGCTCTTCCGATTCGCTACCCATCCGACGCGCCTGTAGACCCGATAAGAAAG ATCGCCAGAAATTTGAGGAATCGTCGCCGGAGGTCAAGAAGAAGAAAAAGGGAGTATTCGATGAGAGTTCGGGAGAATCGGCTGGGCGCAAGGAGTGGTCGAAAAA ATGCAAGTGGGCGCGCAAGCGAGGCCTGTCGCAGTACGACGCCGCCGGCAACGTGGTGCGCGCGCGCGTCACCTACGGCGGCCTCAGCGACGAGCCCAACGACTGGTCGCCCAAGCACCGCACCCGCCGCCGCAAGATCGACTACACCGAGATGCCCAACACGGAGTCCGAAGAC GAGATGCACAAGTCGAGCGGGAAGCACATGCCGGACAGCTCGGACGAGTTCAAGGTGGACGACTCGGACGTGACGTCGGACTCGGACTCGGACCGCGCCAAGCGCCGCAAGGAGGAGGCCGCCCAGTCCGGGGACGAGAGGCAGAGGGCTCTGTGCGACCTCATCAGCAAGACGGCCGTGGTGCCCCTGCAGAAGCTGCCCGACGACGTCACCAGGATGAAGACTGAGGAACTGCATGCGACGCTGG cTTTAGAATCTCAGTCGCAAATGAGTAGCACTCCGAGGCCTCTTCGCGGTCGCGGTAGCAGAGGCGGTCGAGGCAGcag GGGCGCGCGCGGGCGGGgccgcggcgcgggcgcggcggacGACGCGCTGGCCAAGCTGGTCGGCGTCAAGATCAAAG ACTTGAAGCCCGACAGCGTAATGGGACCTCTGAGACCGAATCAA GCCGAACGTGAGAAAAAAAGACAAGAGCGTGAAGCGAAACTAGCTGAAAAAGAAGCGAGGAAGCAAGAACGGATGCAGAAGAAAGAGGAAAAAGAGAAACTAAAGGAGCAAAAGGCCAAGGAGAGAGAAGAGAAACGTCTGGCGAGACTAGCTCTACAGGAGAGTAAGAGAGTGAAGAAGGAGAAAACCGAATTCGTTGGTCCCCCAGGATACCCCCCCGGAATGTCCGTACGACCGGAGCGGCCGTACGGCAGCCCCGGGCCAAGACCGCCGCCTGATTACCAGGAACAGAGGTTCCCAGTTGCTCCGAGGTTGCAG GTTCGACCCGAACTACGCGGTATAGCGTCTGTGGACGAACGGTCACCACTTGCCCACAGACCCGACCAACACCATAACGTTATGCGAGAAGGTACGCTGTCGGTGGCCGGGTCGCCGCAACCTTTCAAACCGGTCACAGAGGAGCCGAGCATTATAACAAGGATGCCGCATATGATTAACCAGCAATACAG GGGGTCTATGATGTACCCGGCCGGCAATCCCCCGTACGGTCCCCGCGGGCAGGGAGTGCCAATGTACCAGATGCACCCCGGCCTCAACCAGGGCGCGCGGGCGCAGTACCCGCAGTACTACTCGCACATACAGGGCCTGCCCGCATACCCGGTGCGACCCGGCGGGGCTCCCCCCGCCTCCTCTCCGGGCCCTCACCGCCCACTGGGCCCCAGCCCGCTGGCGCACGGCCCCTCGGTTTCGCCCCACGGGCCGCCGCACCGCCCTCCCGTCTCATCGCCGCACGGGCCGCCCTCGTCTTCGCCGCAATCGCACTACGGCCCACCGGGGCCTCATCCGCACGGTATGCCCGGGCTCCGACCGCCCCACGCGCCTCACGGGCCCCCCGTGTCCGGTCCGCACGGGGTTCTCAGACCGCCAGGACATCTCAGCGGCAGACCGGAGCTCCAGGGAGCGCATCCCCCCGGCTCGTCCGTCTCGAATCCACACGTTCCGCCGGGCGTGTCACCTCATGGCCCTCCGGTGTCGTCGCCCCATGGACCGCACATGGCCAGCGGGCTGCCGCACGGTCACTCCGGTCTATTACACGGACCTCCGGGGATGCGCCCCTCCATGCCGCTCGGCATGCCTCACGGTCCGCCGGTATCGTCTCCGCACGGCCCGCCCCTGCTGGGGAGCCACCAGAATTCTATGCCGCGGGGATTGGTCCCAGGGATGGTGGCCGGTATGCGAGGCCCAGGTCCAGTGGCGGCCGGTAACGTCGTCGTCCGGGTGCCTACACCCGGGGCTCCTTCAGTATCGCCGGCACCGGTGCTTCCTGGACAAAAATCGCCATCGACGAATTCATTATCAGATGTCGTCGCAGAACCACCGATAACGATCAAGGCTGAAGTTAAAACAGAACCCGAGTATCAATCGCCACCCGTGTCTCCAAGCGATCGGCCCACCTCGCCTGAACCTCTCAGAAATCATCCCAAAATCAAGCATACGGAAAATAAAGATGGAAGGCCGCGATACCCGCTGGGCCCGTACGCGCCGCAGTACGGCCCTTATGGTCCATATGCACCGCACGCACCACCGAATTCGCAGCCCCAAGAAACCTTACTTAATCTTCAAACGCGACTACATCACAACCCCATGCAACGTATGCCTTCAAATGTCCGACCTTTTTTGCCAAATAATCCAAATGATATGAAACCGGTCGATTCGATTCCCAGGTCTGGTTTAGAACGACCGCAGTTTAATGAAGTTCGTTCGTCAGTTTCCGAAAGACCGTTAATACCTCACGATATCTCGAGACCTTCACATCTGGACAGGCCTTTAATGCATGAGATGATTCGGCCCTCGGGACCTAATTCTTCAGTTCACGATATACAGAGGCCTTCTTCATCTGAAAGAACCGTTCCTGACAGGACGATGATGCACGATATGCTCAGACCTTCCGGTCAAGATCAATCGCCAATACATGATATGTCGAGGCTGCATGGACTTGATCGACAGTTGCCGCAAGACATGCCAAGGCCACCCGGAACTGATCGTTCATTGATACAAGATATGCTCAGACCAACTGGGACTGATCATCAAATGATGCACGACATGCCAAGGACACCGGGTCCCGATAGACCTTTGATGCATGACATACCGAGACCACCCGGTCTGGATCGACCTCCTGGTCTTGAAAGGCCTCCGAGTATGGATAGGCATCCTGGTATGGATCGACCTCCTAGTATGGATAGGCATCCTGGTTTGGATCGGCCTCCTGGTCTTGAAAGGCCTCCTAGTATGGATAGGCATCCTGGTATGGATCGGCCTCCTGGTCTTGAAAGGCCTCCTAGTATGGATAGGCATCCTGGTATGGATCGGCCTCCTAGTATGGATAGGCATTCTGGTATGGATCGGCCTCCTGGTCTTGAAAGGCCTCCTAGTATGGATAGGCATCCTGGTATAGATCGGCCTCCTGGTCTTGAAAGGCCTCCTAGTATGGATCGGCCTCCTAGTATGGATAGACATCCTGGTATGGATCGACCTCCTAGTATGGATAGACCTCCTAGTATGGATAGGCCTTCTGGTATGGATAGACCTCCTGGTCTGGATAGACCTTTGATGCACGACATGCCGAGGCCGCCTGGCCCTGAGAGAACTTTGTTACACGACATGCCAAGACCACCTGGCCCAGACAGACCTCTGATGCACGATATGCCAAGACCACCGGGTCCAGAAAGAACTTTAATGCAAGATATGACGAGACCACCAGGCCCGGATAGATCGTTGATGCACGACATGCCTAGGGGAGCCGGTTCCGATCGTCCGCTGATGCACGACATGTCACGACCTCCGGGCTCTGAACGTCAGATGATACACGACATGCCAAGGGCTCCCGGTCTGGATCGATCTATAATCCACGATTTGCCCAGGGCTTCGGCACCCGAAAGACTAATGGGTCATGATCTACCTCCACACTACCCGTACATGAGACCGCAAGGTCGTTTGCCTTACGGCGTGCCGTTGCTACGAGCCCCCCACGCTGGCCGGTCCAGTCCCGGGATGCCGCACTACGCACCCTACCAGGACATGCACAGATTAGAGAAGCAGCCTCCGATGCAGACTCTGCGGGAATCGGTTCTAACGCCAACCAAACCGGCCTCACCCAGAGACGAAACCGAAAAAGATGCCGAGAGAGAAAGCGGAGCCGAATCACCGAACGACGTCGACGACGATCGTTCGTCTCCACCCGAAACTAAACCTCAGTTCCTGAAAATACCCGGcgctgtaaataaatatattccggAAGGCAAGCTGGTTCCCATCAAAACGGAGGCCCCTGGCGACGATGGCAGCGTGTTCGGGGGCCTCGTGAGCTACTTCTCGAGCCAGCGGGAGGACGACTTAGACGCGTAA